A stretch of the Agromyces larvae genome encodes the following:
- the dnaG gene encoding DNA primase: MPGRIRQSDVDEVKARTNIADIVGEHVSLKSAGVGSMKGLCPFHDERSPSFHVRPGLGYYHCFGCGESGDVYTFLQRMDHVTFSEAVERLAGRLGYQLHYEDGGPAQDHGNRARLLAANQAAAEFFVEQLGTPEAEVGRRFLGERGFDAEAASRFGVGFAPKSWDRLTNHLKSRGFTTDELAAAGLVSQGDRGVYDRFRGRLVWPIRDVTGQTVGFGARRLLDDDNGPKYLNTPETALYRKAQVLYGLDLAKRDISKSHRVVVVEGYTDVMACHLAGVTTAIATCGTAFGVEHIKVLRRVLGDDSGVGEVVFTFDGDAAGQQAAMRAFAEEQRFQAQTYVAVAPEGLDPCDLRLSRGDRAVRDLVETRTPMFDFVIRHTVTKFDLETVEGRVGALRAAAPIVADLRDPAMRPGYTRELARMLGMELGEVDRAVRAARGRAPDTASARQGRGEASGEASGRGGELQTDAPVRPFSITELPGDPSTRLERDALQAMLQYPESVGDDLIRRATDSRFGNETLAVVRDGIASTLAADGSVKVDRVMAEVPAPYAGVVQQLAVAPVPQRSTGELSVYVTGVVGALVERELLRQKRELLGRLQRTDASDRETFASIQRALVDIERERRALAGD, translated from the coding sequence ATGCCCGGCCGGATTCGACAATCAGACGTCGACGAGGTCAAGGCCCGTACGAACATCGCCGACATCGTCGGCGAACACGTGAGCCTGAAGTCCGCGGGCGTCGGTTCGATGAAGGGGCTCTGCCCGTTCCACGACGAGCGCAGCCCGAGCTTCCACGTGCGGCCCGGCCTCGGGTACTACCACTGCTTCGGCTGCGGCGAGTCGGGCGATGTGTACACGTTCCTCCAGCGCATGGACCATGTGACGTTCAGCGAGGCCGTCGAGCGGCTCGCGGGCCGGCTCGGCTACCAGCTCCACTACGAGGACGGCGGCCCCGCGCAGGACCACGGCAACCGCGCGCGGCTGCTGGCGGCGAACCAGGCGGCGGCGGAGTTCTTCGTCGAGCAGCTCGGCACGCCCGAGGCCGAGGTGGGGCGCCGGTTCCTGGGGGAGCGCGGCTTCGACGCCGAGGCGGCGTCCCGGTTCGGCGTCGGCTTCGCGCCGAAGAGCTGGGATCGCTTGACGAACCACCTGAAGAGCCGCGGGTTCACCACCGACGAGCTCGCGGCCGCGGGCCTCGTCTCGCAGGGCGACCGGGGGGTGTACGACCGGTTCCGCGGGCGGCTGGTGTGGCCGATCCGCGATGTCACCGGCCAGACCGTGGGGTTCGGCGCGCGACGCCTGCTCGACGACGACAACGGCCCGAAGTACCTGAACACCCCCGAGACGGCGCTGTACCGCAAGGCGCAGGTGCTCTACGGCCTCGACCTGGCCAAGCGCGACATCTCGAAGTCGCATCGCGTGGTCGTCGTCGAGGGGTACACCGATGTGATGGCGTGCCACCTCGCCGGCGTCACCACCGCGATCGCCACCTGCGGCACGGCGTTCGGCGTCGAGCACATCAAGGTGCTGCGCCGGGTGCTGGGCGACGACTCGGGCGTCGGCGAGGTGGTGTTCACGTTCGACGGCGACGCGGCGGGCCAGCAGGCGGCGATGCGGGCGTTCGCGGAAGAGCAGCGGTTCCAGGCGCAGACCTACGTCGCGGTCGCGCCCGAGGGGCTCGACCCGTGCGACCTGCGACTGTCGCGGGGCGACCGCGCGGTGCGCGACCTCGTCGAGACCCGCACCCCGATGTTCGACTTCGTGATCCGCCACACCGTGACGAAGTTCGACCTCGAAACGGTCGAGGGGCGGGTCGGGGCGTTGCGGGCGGCGGCGCCGATCGTCGCCGACCTGCGCGACCCGGCCATGCGGCCCGGCTATACGCGCGAGCTCGCGCGCATGCTCGGCATGGAGCTCGGCGAGGTCGATCGCGCCGTCCGGGCCGCGCGCGGCCGCGCGCCCGACACCGCTTCGGCGCGGCAGGGTCGCGGCGAGGCATCCGGCGAGGCATCCGGTCGCGGCGGTGAGCTCCAGACGGATGCTCCGGTGCGCCCGTTCTCGATCACCGAGCTGCCCGGCGACCCGTCGACCCGGCTCGAACGCGACGCGCTCCAGGCGATGCTGCAGTACCCCGAGTCGGTCGGCGACGACCTCATCCGCCGGGCCACCGACAGCCGGTTCGGCAACGAGACGCTCGCGGTGGTGCGCGACGGCATCGCGTCGACGCTCGCCGCCGACGGCTCGGTGAAGGTCGACCGGGTGATGGCCGAGGTGCCGGCGCCGTACGCCGGGGTGGTGCAGCAGCTCGCGGTCGCGCCGGTGCCGCAGCGCAGCACGGGCGAGCTCTCGGTCTACGTGACCGGCGTGGTCGGCGCCCTCGTCGAGCGCGAACTGCTGCGTCAGAAGCGCGAACTCCTCGGCCGCCTGCAGCGCACCGATGCGTCCGATCGCGAAACCTTCGCGAGCATCCAGCGCGCGCTCGTCGACATCGAACGCGAACGACGGGCGCTCGCGGGCGACTGA
- a CDS encoding ABC transporter permease, producing the protein MSAVDLTPQPGTPAAGATRPKSGRGGFGRYLLVRFLLIFPTIFILVTLVFFLMRLTGDPITAAQGGRLGPAELEQLRAAAGFDRPVLVQYFEYIGRIFVLDFGTTYTTNRPVIEVLLTYGPATFELVFYSLIVAFAVGIPLGLRAAYHRDKPEDAVYRVLAIWWYAVPVFFAGLILKLIFSVWLKWFPVAGRSSVASEIQMQTLPNRTGIYTIDAILTGDPAVIGDVLSHVVLPAITLGLLTAGIFLRLVRTNVIGTLSTDYVDAARSRGVRESRLLRTHAYRPALIPIITVIGLQIALLLGGAVLTETTFEWRGLGFQLAEFLENRDFIAVQGIVALLAVIVAVTNFVVDIIAAFIDPRVRY; encoded by the coding sequence ATGTCCGCTGTCGACCTGACACCGCAGCCCGGTACGCCGGCTGCGGGCGCGACCAGACCGAAATCCGGGAGAGGCGGGTTCGGGCGTTACCTGCTCGTCCGATTCCTGCTGATCTTCCCCACCATCTTCATCCTCGTCACGCTCGTGTTCTTCCTGATGCGACTGACCGGCGACCCGATCACGGCGGCCCAGGGCGGGCGCCTCGGGCCCGCCGAGCTCGAGCAGCTGCGCGCCGCGGCCGGATTCGACCGCCCCGTCCTGGTGCAGTACTTCGAGTACATCGGGCGCATCTTCGTGCTCGACTTCGGCACGACGTACACCACCAACCGCCCGGTGATCGAGGTGCTGCTCACGTACGGCCCCGCCACGTTCGAGCTCGTCTTCTACTCGCTCATCGTCGCCTTCGCGGTCGGCATCCCGCTCGGGCTGCGGGCCGCGTACCACCGCGACAAGCCCGAAGACGCGGTCTACCGGGTGCTCGCCATCTGGTGGTACGCGGTGCCGGTCTTCTTCGCCGGCCTCATCCTGAAGCTCATCTTCTCGGTGTGGTTGAAATGGTTCCCCGTCGCGGGACGTTCCAGCGTCGCCTCCGAGATCCAGATGCAGACGCTGCCGAACCGCACGGGCATCTACACGATCGACGCGATCCTGACCGGCGACCCGGCCGTCATCGGCGACGTCCTCTCGCACGTGGTGCTGCCCGCGATCACGCTGGGCCTGCTGACGGCGGGCATCTTCCTGCGGCTCGTGCGCACGAACGTCATCGGCACCCTCTCCACCGACTACGTCGACGCGGCGCGCTCGCGGGGCGTTCGGGAGTCGCGGCTGCTGCGCACCCACGCCTACCGGCCGGCGCTCATCCCGATCATCACGGTGATCGGCCTGCAGATCGCCCTGCTGCTCGGCGGTGCGGTGCTGACCGAGACCACCTTCGAGTGGCGCGGGCTGGGATTCCAGCTGGCCGAGTTCCTCGAGAACCGCGACTTCATCGCCGTGCAGGGCATCGTCGCGCTGCTGGCGGTGATCGTCGCCGTCACGAACTTCGTGGTCGACATCATCGCCGCCTTCATCGACCCGAGGGTGAGGTACTGA
- a CDS encoding TlpA family protein disulfide reductase produces MPRLSPRIRSAAAAVAAALLALALAGCTSGPRGGADRLPGTVPDDITFVSTESAPNAPAIDAALVDGTAVDGETLWGERPAVLQFTTSWCTRCDEQQGVIDAITRDYGDAITVALVAGDPADGVDDLMRHLDDLGVEQPVIHDPDLRIWRSYAVDEPPMTALVDADGRLLKLWPGGADEAKLRTELDRIIQRG; encoded by the coding sequence ATGCCCCGACTCTCCCCGCGCATCCGGTCGGCCGCCGCGGCCGTGGCCGCCGCGCTCCTGGCGCTCGCGCTCGCGGGCTGCACCTCAGGGCCTCGCGGAGGTGCCGACCGTCTGCCGGGCACCGTGCCCGACGACATCACCTTCGTCTCGACGGAGTCGGCGCCGAACGCGCCCGCGATCGACGCCGCCCTCGTCGACGGGACCGCGGTCGACGGCGAGACGCTGTGGGGCGAACGCCCCGCCGTGCTGCAGTTCACCACATCCTGGTGCACGCGCTGCGACGAGCAGCAGGGCGTCATCGACGCGATCACCCGCGACTACGGCGACGCGATCACGGTCGCGCTCGTCGCGGGCGACCCTGCCGACGGCGTCGACGACCTGATGCGGCATCTCGACGACCTCGGCGTCGAGCAGCCGGTCATCCACGACCCCGACCTGCGGATCTGGCGGTCCTACGCGGTCGACGAGCCGCCGATGACGGCCCTCGTCGATGCCGACGGGCGCCTGCTGAAGCTGTGGCCCGGCGGCGCGGACGAGGCGAAGCTGCGCACGGAACTCGACCGCATCATCCAGCGCGGCTGA
- a CDS encoding ABC transporter permease yields the protein MTATTPVATMAPQKRRLVDRLPVVHQLRQSVGLQRGMLVAGLVMIAVFVLSAAFAPLIAPFGFAQRSVDGESFGTQQPPSAEHWFGTTVGGYDVFSRVIWGTQTTLLVVVVALVLSIFIGVALGLYAGYFGGWLDRVLVVVCDAIYAFPSLLLAIVLSIVISGGQSNLWGGVLAAAASITVIYIPQYFRVIRAEVVRIKAEAYVESAKVLGASNSRIIFRHVFRNSTRTLPLIITLNSSEAILTLTALGFLGFGIEPTAAAEWGYDLSKAQSDVTSGIWWTAVFPGLAIVFTVLGITLVGESLNDLADPRLRGRRRVAQAAGQVAETSVVPGGTLTAGPGGIDGLEGGDSIEQHGIEVRP from the coding sequence ATGACCGCGACCACCCCCGTCGCCACCATGGCGCCCCAGAAGCGACGCCTCGTCGACCGCCTGCCGGTCGTGCACCAGCTGCGGCAGAGCGTGGGCCTCCAGCGCGGCATGCTCGTCGCGGGCCTCGTGATGATCGCCGTCTTCGTGCTGTCGGCCGCGTTCGCACCGCTCATCGCCCCGTTCGGGTTCGCGCAGCGCAGCGTCGACGGCGAATCGTTCGGCACCCAGCAGCCGCCTTCGGCCGAGCACTGGTTCGGCACGACCGTCGGCGGCTACGACGTGTTCTCGCGCGTGATCTGGGGCACCCAGACGACGCTGCTCGTCGTGGTCGTCGCCCTCGTGCTGTCGATCTTCATCGGCGTCGCGCTCGGCCTGTACGCCGGGTACTTCGGCGGCTGGCTCGATCGCGTGCTCGTCGTGGTGTGCGACGCGATCTACGCATTCCCGTCGCTGCTGCTGGCGATCGTGCTGTCGATCGTGATCTCGGGCGGACAGTCGAACCTGTGGGGCGGTGTGCTCGCCGCGGCCGCGTCGATCACGGTGATCTACATCCCGCAGTACTTCCGGGTCATCCGCGCCGAGGTCGTGCGGATCAAGGCCGAGGCCTACGTCGAATCGGCGAAGGTGCTCGGAGCATCCAACTCCCGCATCATCTTCCGGCACGTGTTCCGCAACTCGACCCGCACCCTGCCGCTGATCATCACGCTGAACTCGTCGGAGGCGATCCTCACGCTCACCGCGCTCGGCTTCCTCGGCTTCGGCATCGAGCCGACCGCGGCGGCCGAGTGGGGCTACGACCTCTCGAAGGCGCAGTCGGATGTCACGAGCGGCATCTGGTGGACCGCGGTGTTCCCCGGTCTCGCGATCGTGTTCACCGTGCTCGGCATCACGCTCGTCGGCGAGAGCCTCAACGACCTCGCCGACCCGCGCCTGCGGGGCCGGCGCCGGGTCGCTCAGGCCGCCGGCCAGGTCGCGGAGACGTCGGTGGTGCCCGGCGGCACCCTGACGGCGGGCCCCGGCGGGATCGACGGTCTCGAGGGCGGCGACAGCATCGAACAGCACGGAATCGAGGTCAGGCCATGA
- a CDS encoding ABC transporter substrate-binding protein, whose product MASASQTGRGIAVVAGLSVAALALAGCSAGGGGGDQGGGASTLTIGTTEQVTALDPAGSYDNGSFAVMNQVYPFLLNTPYGSPDVEPDIAESAEFTSDTDYTVKLKEGLKFANGNDLTSSDVKFTFDRQLDIADPNGPSSLLYNLDSIETPDDLTVVFHLISPNDQIFPQILSSPVGPIVDEEVFSADSLTSDDDIIEGKPFAGQYTITSYSFNELIAYQANPDYEGLLGPAETEKINVKYYTDASNLKLDVQEGNIDVANRTLSATDIEDLRGNDNVKVVDGPGGEIRYLVFNFNTMPFGATTAEADPAKALAVRQAVADLIDRDAISEDVYKGTFTPLYSYIPAGLTGATESLKGLYGDGNGQPDPDKAAERLAAAGVSTPLDISIQYVAERYGPSSSDEYAIIKDNLESSGLFKVNLQSTEWVQYSKDRVADLYPAYQLGWFPDYSDADNYLTPFFLTENFLANHYDNPEVNDLVLEQATTADPDARTALIEEIQDKVAADLSTIPYMQGAQVAVVGKDVSGAEKTLDASFKFRYAALSKG is encoded by the coding sequence ATGGCATCCGCATCCCAGACCGGCCGCGGCATCGCCGTGGTCGCCGGGCTCTCGGTCGCCGCTCTCGCACTCGCCGGCTGCAGCGCCGGCGGTGGCGGAGGCGACCAGGGCGGCGGCGCGAGCACGCTGACCATCGGCACGACCGAGCAGGTCACGGCGCTCGACCCGGCCGGCTCGTACGACAACGGCTCCTTCGCCGTCATGAACCAGGTGTACCCGTTCCTGCTGAACACCCCCTACGGCAGCCCCGACGTCGAGCCCGACATCGCGGAGTCGGCCGAGTTCACCTCCGACACCGACTACACGGTGAAGCTCAAGGAGGGTCTGAAGTTCGCGAACGGCAACGACCTGACCTCCTCCGACGTCAAGTTCACGTTCGACCGTCAGCTGGACATCGCCGACCCGAACGGCCCCTCGTCGCTGCTGTACAACCTCGACAGCATCGAGACGCCCGACGACCTCACCGTCGTCTTCCACCTCATCTCGCCGAACGACCAGATCTTCCCGCAGATCCTGTCGAGCCCGGTGGGCCCGATCGTCGACGAAGAGGTCTTCTCGGCCGACTCGCTCACGAGCGACGACGACATCATCGAGGGCAAGCCGTTCGCCGGCCAGTACACGATCACGAGCTACTCGTTCAACGAGCTCATCGCGTACCAGGCGAACCCCGACTACGAGGGTCTGCTCGGCCCGGCTGAGACCGAGAAGATCAACGTCAAGTACTACACCGACGCGTCGAACCTGAAGCTCGACGTCCAGGAAGGCAACATCGACGTCGCGAACCGCACCCTGAGCGCGACCGACATCGAGGACCTCCGCGGCAACGACAACGTCAAGGTCGTCGACGGCCCCGGCGGCGAGATCCGCTACCTGGTCTTCAACTTCAACACGATGCCGTTCGGCGCGACGACCGCGGAGGCCGACCCGGCCAAGGCGCTCGCCGTCCGTCAGGCGGTGGCCGACCTGATCGACCGCGACGCGATCTCGGAGGACGTGTACAAGGGCACCTTCACGCCGCTGTACTCGTACATCCCGGCGGGCCTCACCGGCGCCACCGAGTCCCTGAAGGGCCTCTACGGCGACGGCAACGGCCAGCCCGACCCCGACAAGGCGGCCGAGCGGCTCGCCGCGGCGGGCGTCTCGACGCCGCTGGACATCTCGATCCAGTACGTCGCCGAGCGCTACGGCCCCTCGTCGAGCGACGAGTACGCGATCATCAAGGACAACCTCGAGTCGAGCGGCCTGTTCAAGGTCAACCTGCAGTCGACCGAGTGGGTCCAGTACTCGAAGGACCGCGTCGCGGACCTCTACCCGGCCTACCAGCTGGGTTGGTTCCCCGACTACTCGGACGCCGACAACTACCTCACGCCGTTCTTCCTCACCGAGAACTTCCTGGCGAACCACTACGACAACCCCGAGGTGAACGACCTCGTCCTCGAGCAGGCCACCACGGCCGACCCCGATGCGCGCACCGCGCTCATCGAGGAGATCCAGGACAAGGTGGCGGCCGACCTCTCCACCATCCCCTACATGCAGGGCGCTCAGGTGGCCGTGGTGGGCAAGGACGTCAGCGGCGCCGAGAAGACGCTGGATGCCTCGTTCAAGTTCCGCTACGCCGCGCTCTCGAAGGGCTAG
- a CDS encoding deoxyguanosinetriphosphate triphosphohydrolase has translation MRERRLFGGYDDADHERRLPEDHSSRRSDFARDRARLLHSSALRRLAAKTQVLSPTAGLDFARNRLTHSLEVAQIGRELAANLALDPDVVDTACLAHDLGHPPFGHNGERALNAWAADIGGFEGNAQTLRILTRLEPKVFGDDGRSYGLNLTRASLDASCKYPWPEDTGVPDPSGRRKFGVYDDDLDVFRWLRRGAPARRLCVEAQVMDLSDDIAYSVHDFEDAVVNGYLDVAALGSRADHDDLVRSMYDWIGGSIPHDELMAAFDRLDSLDVWLDSWDSSRRDQARLKNLTSELIGRFARAATDATRAAFPSPTLIRFDADVVVPRGIQAEIAVLKGIVATFVMSRNTRQPIYEQQREVLTSLADVLFDRGPDALDPGFAEDWAVAADDAARRRVVVDQVQSLTDQSALAWYERLVQR, from the coding sequence TTGCGCGAGCGACGACTGTTCGGCGGCTACGACGACGCCGACCACGAACGGCGACTGCCCGAAGACCACTCCTCGCGGCGCAGCGACTTCGCGCGCGACCGAGCCCGCCTGCTGCACTCCAGCGCGCTGCGCCGGCTGGCGGCGAAAACGCAGGTGCTCAGCCCGACCGCCGGTCTCGACTTCGCCCGCAACCGGCTCACGCACTCGCTCGAAGTGGCGCAGATCGGCCGCGAGCTGGCGGCGAATCTGGCGCTCGACCCCGACGTGGTCGACACGGCCTGCCTCGCGCACGACCTCGGGCACCCGCCGTTCGGGCACAACGGCGAGCGGGCCTTGAACGCCTGGGCCGCCGACATCGGCGGGTTCGAGGGCAACGCGCAGACCCTGCGCATCCTCACCCGCCTGGAGCCGAAGGTGTTCGGCGACGACGGCCGCAGCTACGGGCTCAACCTCACCCGCGCGAGCCTCGACGCGAGCTGCAAGTACCCCTGGCCCGAGGACACGGGCGTGCCCGACCCGTCGGGCCGGCGCAAGTTCGGCGTCTACGACGACGACCTCGACGTGTTCCGCTGGCTGCGGCGGGGCGCACCGGCCCGACGCCTCTGCGTCGAGGCGCAGGTGATGGATCTCAGCGACGACATCGCCTACTCGGTGCACGACTTCGAAGACGCGGTGGTGAACGGGTACCTCGACGTCGCGGCCCTGGGCTCCCGAGCCGACCACGACGACCTGGTGCGGTCGATGTACGACTGGATCGGCGGATCGATTCCCCACGACGAACTGATGGCGGCGTTCGACCGACTCGACTCGCTCGACGTGTGGCTCGACTCGTGGGATTCGAGCCGGCGCGACCAGGCCCGCTTGAAGAACCTCACCAGCGAGCTGATCGGCCGGTTCGCCCGTGCCGCCACCGATGCGACGCGCGCAGCGTTCCCGTCGCCGACCCTGATCCGGTTCGACGCCGACGTGGTCGTGCCCCGGGGCATCCAAGCCGAGATCGCAGTGCTGAAGGGCATCGTCGCGACGTTCGTGATGTCGCGCAACACCCGGCAGCCGATCTACGAGCAGCAGCGCGAGGTGCTGACCTCGCTCGCCGACGTGCTCTTCGATCGCGGGCCCGACGCGCTCGACCCCGGGTTCGCCGAAGACTGGGCGGTCGCCGCCGACGACGCCGCGCGCCGACGCGTCGTCGTCGACCAGGTGCAGAGCCTCACCGACCAGTCGGCGCTGGCGTGGTACGAACGGCTCGTGCAGCGATGA
- the dusB gene encoding tRNA dihydrouridine synthase DusB — protein MSLPTTATRDPLSIGGIELDVPVVLAPMAGITNTAFRRLCREFGAGLYVSEMITSRALVERTPESMRLITHHESETPRSIQLYGVDPKTVADAVAMLVAEDRADHIDLNFGCPVPKVTRKGGGAALPWKSGLFRGIVEGAVKAAGDIPLTVKMRKGIDADHLTYLEAGRIAEGAGVAAVALHARTAAEFYSGQADWSAIAKLKETVTSVPVLGNGDIWSADDALRMVDETGCDGVVVGRGCLGRPWLFGDLAAAFRPSTGSPSTSSGSVRHQPSLGEVARAFRRHAELLVEFFDSEERGCRDIRKHVAWYFKGYPVGGELRARLATVESLAHLDDLLGELDWSTPYPGEGAEGPRGRAGTPKQPALPDGWLASRELAGHDRSTLVDAELDTSGG, from the coding sequence ATGTCACTTCCCACCACCGCCACCCGCGACCCGCTGTCCATCGGCGGCATCGAGCTCGACGTGCCCGTCGTGCTCGCACCGATGGCGGGCATCACCAACACGGCGTTCCGCCGGCTCTGCCGCGAGTTCGGCGCCGGCCTCTACGTCAGCGAGATGATCACCAGTCGCGCGCTCGTCGAGCGTACGCCCGAGTCGATGCGGCTCATCACGCACCACGAATCCGAGACGCCCCGGTCGATCCAGCTCTACGGCGTCGACCCGAAGACGGTCGCCGACGCGGTCGCCATGCTCGTCGCCGAAGACCGGGCCGACCACATCGACCTGAACTTCGGATGCCCCGTGCCGAAGGTCACCCGCAAGGGCGGGGGTGCTGCGCTGCCGTGGAAGTCGGGGCTGTTCCGCGGCATCGTCGAGGGCGCGGTCAAGGCTGCGGGCGACATCCCGCTGACGGTGAAGATGCGCAAGGGCATCGACGCCGACCACCTCACCTACCTCGAAGCCGGTCGCATCGCCGAGGGCGCCGGCGTCGCCGCGGTGGCGCTGCACGCGCGCACCGCCGCCGAGTTCTACTCGGGGCAGGCCGACTGGTCGGCCATCGCGAAGCTGAAAGAGACCGTCACGAGCGTGCCGGTGCTCGGCAACGGCGACATCTGGTCGGCCGACGACGCACTGCGCATGGTCGACGAGACGGGGTGCGACGGCGTCGTCGTCGGCCGGGGATGCCTCGGGCGGCCGTGGTTGTTCGGCGATCTGGCCGCGGCGTTCCGCCCGTCGACAGGCTCCCCTTCGACAAGCTCAGGGAGCGTTCGTCATCAGCCGAGCCTCGGCGAGGTGGCGCGCGCCTTCCGCCGGCACGCCGAACTGCTGGTCGAGTTCTTCGACAGCGAAGAGCGCGGGTGCCGCGACATCCGCAAGCACGTCGCCTGGTACTTCAAGGGCTACCCGGTCGGCGGCGAACTGCGGGCCAGGCTCGCGACCGTCGAATCGCTCGCCCACCTCGACGACCTGCTGGGCGAGCTCGACTGGTCGACGCCGTACCCCGGAGAGGGCGCCGAGGGGCCGCGCGGCCGCGCCGGCACGCCGAAGCAGCCCGCGCTGCCCGACGGCTGGCTCGCGTCGCGAGAGCTCGCCGGCCACGACCGCAGCACGCTCGTCGACGCCGAACTCGACACGAGCGGCGGCTGA